In the genome of Primulina eburnea isolate SZY01 chromosome 13, ASM2296580v1, whole genome shotgun sequence, the window AGATGTTGCTGTGAATGTTGTCACTAGTATTAACAACACCTCTGCTAACCGTATCTTATTCAGGGGGAGAAAAACGTTCTTAAACTCAGGGGGAGTTAAAGTGAACTAATAATGATAAATGGGTTTGATCTCATTTTGTCCATGaaaggcaaaaagggggagattgaagggaaataATGTTCTCCAAGTTTTCGATTAATATAGTTAATTATTTCCCTAGTATATTTTTCCTTATTGTTTTGATTgagtaaatatttgatttgattttgccTTCCTTAGATAATGAGATATTAAAAGATCTAGTGAATTGATAAGATATGATTTCAATgtttaaaaagagtttattcctaataaaactcTTACTTTCCTTGCTTAATAGGTTCCCTTATGAGATAAAGCTCTCATCTATAAAAAGGAAAACCTAGGACGTTGAAGGTGGCCGTTTTCTACTCGAAGTAATACGCACACTCTGCACGCTCTGATGAAGGTGGCCGTTTTCTACTCGAAGTAATACGCACACTCTGCACGCTCTGAATCTGAGAGAAAATCACTGTCAAACGTTGCTGCTTTGAAGACTGCCGATAGCAAGTGTTGCCGTGAATGTTGGGAACATCTCCAGACAACATCTGTGCAGAAGTTGACTGAAGATTGTTTTTCGTGGATTCCCTTTTTGGCTCACgttttgctttcttgttttagtttttttattctggttatttgtttttagaaagcatttgttttctcaacatgttgaggaaattgatttttgtgaaaatcactagtgataggtttttgtgtaaacgttttggttttctagtgattaatttttgccataaggcaccgcacaagtatttatacttgtgcttatttaatcttgtccatctatttatttaaagtgaatttgtgttattaattttccgctgcatgtagatgttgttcgagatgttgtaacatctggcacaacatttaattctgataaaacacgaatttatacatcatattctgatatttttattatttgttatatctgtcagacaaaataatcctaACAGGTTGTTTCCAAAAATAAACGTTCAAAAGTCATCGCAAATCAGTCAGATATTAAGTAAACATAAATCGATTTGATGATGGTGTTCTTCTTAAAACAGTCTCTAATTATTTTCAATGACGACTATTTCAACGACGGAACACAAAACCGTCTCTAATTTAAATAGCGGTGATTTAAGCGacaaatgtattttttttttgcagtGTTTAATAAGTTCGATGTTTTGACGAATCACAAGCTTCGACTTAAATAAGCTAagttaatatatatatgtatatatttattacCAGACTAAAAATTTATCCAAGTAAGCTAATACGTATAAATATTTTACCAGAAAATTTTTAGTTACGCCGCTGCTTTGTTATCTACTACACACCTTGCTTCCATGGGAATAGTAACCCACTCGACCATTTTCCATTAACTTTATTCTAATATGGAGTGTTTATATACTCACACCTTTTCGCGAACTTTACTCTAGCACTAGAGCTTTTGCTTTTCCAGGAAATTCATATAATACTTTACAGATTTTTCTGCTCTCGAAATTACAGGAACTTAGGGGGTTTCATACGAATAATTTTATTTGCAGAAAGTGTTTGGGAAAAGCGAGGATTTACGAGTAAATATCAATGGTGAATCTCGTCTTCGTGCTTGCTTGCGCTTTGGCTTCATCATTTGCTTCTGCAGCTTTGGTTGAACATTCTTTTCATGTAAAGTTTCTTGCTTACTGGGATACATTCTTGTCTTACTTTTGACATATTCTTATTAAATTTGCTGATCATTAGTTTGTTAGTCAAGTTCAGAAATAACTTAATTTGGTCCCAACATAGTGATAATTTATATCCAATTAGATTTGAAAATTTCTGGTTGTTTGGATGGATGATGTTCATTTAAGAAATGATCTGACGTAATATTCGATGCGCGCGTttgaaattgttgaaatttttaaGATGAATTTAGATGGACTTACTTGAAATTCAAAAGAGAAAATAAGTAAAAATAGAAGTCCAGTTTATACAATATTACGTGACCTCTATACtacttaattttaaaaatacagaTCATGaatctttaaaaaatttacaaaagttaTCTCGGtggttataggtacaaaatttAACCATCAGTCGACTGTGCAGAAGCCAAACAATTACCGCAGTAAATGGAAGTCTCCCAGGGCCAACTCTTCGGGTGAAAGAGGGTGACACTCTAGTGGTCAAAGTCTTCAATAAGTCACCCTATAATCTCACCATTCATTGGTATGAAATAATCATTAGTAAACCACAAATATTAGAGTCACTATtttaatattcaataaaatcatgtgagacTGTTGGATCTCCAATCTGACCTGATTTATACatacatattatattttgtgttaaaagtattattatttaacTTCAAATATGGACTATTTCGTGAAAATAGATCTGAatagattcgtgagatcgtctcactaATCTTTTAACATTTGAACAAAAAAACTTGCACAGTTGTTTTGTTCAAAATCTCATCCACCCTGATTTAatttgaacttttaaaatatttcaatttcaaattatttagtaTTAATTTGATGTGCAGGCATGGGATTTTCCAATTACTGAGCGGTTGGGCAGACGGAACTGAATATGCAACTCAGTGTCCGATTCGCCCTGGCCACAGTTACACCTACCGGTTCACCATCATCGGTCAAGAAGGTACTCTATGGTGGCACGCGCACACTAAATGGCTTCGAGCCACGGTTCATGGAGCCCTTATCATCAAGCCTAGAACTGGTCGATCGTATCCATTCCCTAAGCCACATAGGGAAGTCCCAATAATTCTAGGTTAGTATATATTTGCCTCATCAATCGACTCCTgtgttaaaagaaaaaatgtaTTTCAATTTACTTTTATCGGAAAAAAAATTAGTCTTCTAAATATATCAACTCCTTATAATCAagtaatatatatcatataattgTGTACATGATtttgttgtctgattttgaaaaGAGTTTATTTTTATAGGGCTGTTAATTTTTGTAACCCtggtcaaatatttttttttaaaaaatagcctCATGTAGTGTATTTGTTCACTATATGGTGaggtcattttttttaaaaaaaatttgaccaggTCTATTTCCCCAAATATCCCTATTTTTATATGTAAAGTTAAGGTTAGTGTAATTGAAATTGTAGGAGAGTGGTGGAATGGTAATGTGCTGGACGTGGAAAAGGAAGCGCTAGCCACCGGAGCCGAGCCGAACATGTCCGATGCCTATACGATGAATGGCCGGCCCGGGGATCTGTATCCATGCTCCTCGCGCCGTAAGTGTTACACATCATGAAATTGCTAGCATAATATTTGCATTTtagttttcatattttttacACAAATTTCTTGTGTGCTGTGTTATTGTCGTAATGTTAAATGTAGGCACATTTAAGTTGGAAGTAGAGCAAGGAAAAAGATACCTTCTCCGAATCATCAACGCTGCACTCAACAACATATTGTTCTTCAAGATAGCCCATCATAAGATGGAAGTCGTAGCGATCGACGCGTCCTACACGAACCCTTACGTAACTGATGTGGTCGTGCTAGCACAAGGTCAGACCGCGGACGTCATACTAACCGCAGATCAGACTCCTGGACGATACTATATCGCCGCAAGCCCTTACGAGAGTGCGACAGACATGATGTTCTCGGACACAATTACAACGGGTATCATAGAGTATGAAGGGTCTAAAAAATCCAAACCTCTTATGCCAATTCTTCCTGCGTACAATGACACACCCATAGCCCATAGATTTTTCACCAGCCTAACTGGACTAGTTACAGGGCCCTTTTGGAGCCAAGTCCCCGACAAAATCGACGAACACATGTTCATAACCGTTGGCATGGGTCTAACCCCTTGCGGAGCCCCTGTTAGAGCGTGGTGCCTTGGCCCGTTGGGCCAAAAATCTGCTACAAGCATGAACAATGCATCCTTCCAGCTCCCTACCAAATTATCAATGCTTGAGGCCTTCTACAGAAATGTTAGGGGGATATACACCACAGATTTTCCCGACAATCCGCCAATGCAGTTCGACTACACCAACTCAAATAACAGCCTCAATCAAGCTCTAGTAACGACAACAAAATCCACCAAAGTCAAGAAAGTGAAGTTCAATGCAACAGTAGAGATTGTGCTGCAAGATACTGCCTTGATCGGGACAGAGAATCACCCTATGCACCTCCATGGACTCAACTTCTTCGTGTTGGCTCAAGGATTCGGCAACTTCAACCGAGCAAAAGATAGCGAAAGGTTCAATCTTGTCAACCCGCAAGAGCTCAACACAATAGCGGTTCCAGTTGGAGGGTGGGCTGTGATTAGGTTCCGAGCCAATAATCCAGGagtttggttgatgcattgtcATCTGGATGCGCACATGTCGTGGGGCTTAGCCATGGCTTTCGTGGTCGAAAACGGGCTCACTCCTTCGAGTAGGCTGCCTCCACCTCCTCCAGATTTTCCCAAATGTTAATTTTCATTCGAGAATATGGTTTACATTATTGTTGTTGCTATGAGTTGCAATTAAATCATATGAATAATTGAAATATCATTGCTGTTTTTTAATTCGCAAACTTTTTTTTCGGAATCTTCTGTCTCTGTTCATATTTTATACGCGCAAAGCTTAAATACACGAGCAATATGTAacacattatcttaaattaaGAGAGggaaatgaatttttttaaaaaaatatacaataaaaaatttgaatctTATTTAAGTTGCTGCCATGCAAATTTCAATTAATTACTATGAATAAAAAAAAGTAATTGTACTGGGAAATTGAATTACCTTCTCCAAAAACTCAAATCTAAATTTGCGACTTCCCAGTCGAAATCTGCTTCGAAAATTCAAATTTAGCTGCAATGAAAAGAAATCAAACCTAAATGTAGAAcctgatattcataataaatttCTACCTTCTAAGTGTCTTTTTTAAGGTCAAATTTCTAATTTGCTTTGAAAGCTTATAAATtacatattataattaatttgaataaataaatatactaAGTTAGGATCGTAGGAATTTTCTATGCCTCAACATAGATACAtctgtgtatatatataatagaaaTTTATTAAAATGGTTTCGAactgttgaaaaatatatttaaaatgtgtgtattgaatatttgaatgttgaaaataagagttgtaaatattgaaaattagtgtgtgatgatgtaggtaatgatgtattttatttttggattatttgtaaagatttcatataaatagatctctcatttgtgaagaaaataacaattgagtagagagaaaaatattataaagtgtgtagtttggtaaattttgagagtttgagatttttactttttaccataaatttttactttttcacaacacgttatcagcacgaagctctaaaagtcctacatacttttccaagctccaaacagaataaaaggtaacaaaagtaaataatatttattttactgttatttatttattgtgtatttatttaatatacaatataatgttattattagaaataataaaaataaatttttcataaacttgttataaatcctgggaggatgttaagacgacatcccacacttccggtaagggatacgacaagtataaaagcctataaggtttttaaacaaaataaattatgacactcattataatattatgatatgatatacataaatttaaacatgtctaatattatatataccatattattactataaaattatacaaatacacacctttattttttgtacaccaacggtcataaatagtaaaaaaaacggctagtttttgccctataaatatgatctcacaaacacattcaatcactccaactttctcttcatctctaa includes:
- the LOC140809944 gene encoding laccase-7-like, encoding MVNLVFVLACALASSFASAALVEHSFHVQNLTISRLCRSQTITAVNGSLPGPTLRVKEGDTLVVKVFNKSPYNLTIHWHGIFQLLSGWADGTEYATQCPIRPGHSYTYRFTIIGQEGTLWWHAHTKWLRATVHGALIIKPRTGRSYPFPKPHREVPIILGEWWNGNVLDVEKEALATGAEPNMSDAYTMNGRPGDLYPCSSRRTFKLEVEQGKRYLLRIINAALNNILFFKIAHHKMEVVAIDASYTNPYVTDVVVLAQGQTADVILTADQTPGRYYIAASPYESATDMMFSDTITTGIIEYEGSKKSKPLMPILPAYNDTPIAHRFFTSLTGLVTGPFWSQVPDKIDEHMFITVGMGLTPCGAPVRAWCLGPLGQKSATSMNNASFQLPTKLSMLEAFYRNVRGIYTTDFPDNPPMQFDYTNSNNSLNQALVTTTKSTKVKKVKFNATVEIVLQDTALIGTENHPMHLHGLNFFVLAQGFGNFNRAKDSERFNLVNPQELNTIAVPVGGWAVIRFRANNPGVWLMHCHLDAHMSWGLAMAFVVENGLTPSSRLPPPPPDFPKC